A single Raphanus sativus cultivar WK10039 unplaced genomic scaffold, ASM80110v3 Scaffold2030, whole genome shotgun sequence DNA region contains:
- the LOC108830559 gene encoding imidazoleglycerol-phosphate dehydratase 1, chloroplastic isoform X3 — protein MELSPASAMFSHSSPAQLLRPKLGFTVSLPLRASIVSSSSSRPRFLRMETQSQPPQSISSASSPTNNVSSLSIQSARVGEVKRVTKETNVSVKINLDGTGIADSSTGIPFLDHMLDQLASHGLFDVHVRATGDVHIDDHHTNEDVALAIGTALLKALGERKGINRFGDFTAPLDEALIHVSLDLSGRPYLGYNLEIPTQRVGNYDTQLVEHFFQSLVNTSGMTLHIRQLAGKNSHHIIEATFKAFARALRQATENDPRRGGTIPRCV, from the exons ATGGAACTGTCTCCTGCGTCCGCCATGTTCAGTCACTCCTCCCCCGCTCAGCTTCTGAGACCTAAGCTCGGGTTTACGGTTTCTCTTCCTCTGAGAGCATCGatcgtttcttcttcttcttcgcgtCCCCGATTCTTGCGGATGGAAACTCAATCTCAGCCTCCTCAATCTATCTCCTCCGCTTCTTCACCCACCAACAACGTTTCTTCTCTCTCTATCCAATCAG CACGAGTTGGAGAAGTGAAGAGAGTAACAAAGGAGACGAATGTGTCAGTGAAGATCAATTTGGATGGAACTGGAATTGCAGACAGTTCCACTGGAATCCCTTTCCTTGACCACATGCTGGAT CAACTTGCTTCACACGGCTTGTTTGATGTGCACGTCAGAGCTACCGGTGATGTTCACATCGATGACCATCACACTAATGAAGATGTTGCTCTTGCCATTGGAACT GCTCTGTTAAAGGCACTTGGTGAGCGTAAAGGGATTAATCGGTTTGGTGACTTCACAGCTCCTCTAGATGAAGCCCTTATTCATGTTTCCCTG GATTTGTCTGGTAGACCATATCTTGGTTACAACTTGGAGATTCCAACACAGAGAGTTGGGAACTATGACACTCAG TTGGTGGAGCATTTTTTCCAGTCATTGGTGAATACTTCCGGTATGACACTTCACATCCGTCAG CTTGCTGGTAAAAACTCGCATCACATAATAGAGGCGACATTTAAGGCCTTTGCCAGGGCTCTAAGACAAGCAACGGAGAATGATCCTCGCCGTGGTGGGACCATACCAAG GTGTGTGTGA
- the LOC108830559 gene encoding imidazoleglycerol-phosphate dehydratase 1, chloroplastic isoform X1 — protein sequence MELSPASAMFSHSSPAQLLRPKLGFTVSLPLRASIVSSSSSRPRFLRMETQSQPPQSISSASSPTNNVSSLSIQSARVGEVKRVTKETNVSVKINLDGTGIADSSTGIPFLDHMLDQLASHGLFDVHVRATGDVHIDDHHTNEDVALAIGTALLKALGERKGINRFGDFTAPLDEALIHVSLDLSGRPYLGYNLEIPTQRVGNYDTQLVEHFFQSLVNTSGMTLHIRQLAGKNSHHIIEATFKAFARALRQATENDPRRGGTIPRCVFKRSLVLMKGCLYCLEFTNSITKKSSQIYSFFFFLSSNW from the exons ATGGAACTGTCTCCTGCGTCCGCCATGTTCAGTCACTCCTCCCCCGCTCAGCTTCTGAGACCTAAGCTCGGGTTTACGGTTTCTCTTCCTCTGAGAGCATCGatcgtttcttcttcttcttcgcgtCCCCGATTCTTGCGGATGGAAACTCAATCTCAGCCTCCTCAATCTATCTCCTCCGCTTCTTCACCCACCAACAACGTTTCTTCTCTCTCTATCCAATCAG CACGAGTTGGAGAAGTGAAGAGAGTAACAAAGGAGACGAATGTGTCAGTGAAGATCAATTTGGATGGAACTGGAATTGCAGACAGTTCCACTGGAATCCCTTTCCTTGACCACATGCTGGAT CAACTTGCTTCACACGGCTTGTTTGATGTGCACGTCAGAGCTACCGGTGATGTTCACATCGATGACCATCACACTAATGAAGATGTTGCTCTTGCCATTGGAACT GCTCTGTTAAAGGCACTTGGTGAGCGTAAAGGGATTAATCGGTTTGGTGACTTCACAGCTCCTCTAGATGAAGCCCTTATTCATGTTTCCCTG GATTTGTCTGGTAGACCATATCTTGGTTACAACTTGGAGATTCCAACACAGAGAGTTGGGAACTATGACACTCAG TTGGTGGAGCATTTTTTCCAGTCATTGGTGAATACTTCCGGTATGACACTTCACATCCGTCAG CTTGCTGGTAAAAACTCGCATCACATAATAGAGGCGACATTTAAGGCCTTTGCCAGGGCTCTAAGACAAGCAACGGAGAATGATCCTCGCCGTGGTGGGACCATACCAAG GTGTGTGTTCAAAAGGAGTCTTGTCTTGATGAAGGGTTGTTTATATTGTTTAGAGTTTACCAATTCGATCACAAAGAAAAGCTCTCagatttactctttttttttctttttgtcatcgAATtggtaa
- the LOC108830559 gene encoding imidazoleglycerol-phosphate dehydratase 1, chloroplastic isoform X2, whose product MELSPASAMFSHSSPAQLLRPKLGFTVSLPLRASIVSSSSSRPRFLRMETQSQPPQSISSASSPTNNVSSLSIQSARVGEVKRVTKETNVSVKINLDGTGIADSSTGIPFLDHMLDQLASHGLFDVHVRATGDVHIDDHHTNEDVALAIGTALLKALGERKGINRFGDFTAPLDEALIHVSLDLSGRPYLGYNLEIPTQRVGNYDTQLVEHFFQSLVNTSGMTLHIRQLAGKNSHHIIEATFKAFARALRQATENDPRRGGTIPSSKGVLSRS is encoded by the exons ATGGAACTGTCTCCTGCGTCCGCCATGTTCAGTCACTCCTCCCCCGCTCAGCTTCTGAGACCTAAGCTCGGGTTTACGGTTTCTCTTCCTCTGAGAGCATCGatcgtttcttcttcttcttcgcgtCCCCGATTCTTGCGGATGGAAACTCAATCTCAGCCTCCTCAATCTATCTCCTCCGCTTCTTCACCCACCAACAACGTTTCTTCTCTCTCTATCCAATCAG CACGAGTTGGAGAAGTGAAGAGAGTAACAAAGGAGACGAATGTGTCAGTGAAGATCAATTTGGATGGAACTGGAATTGCAGACAGTTCCACTGGAATCCCTTTCCTTGACCACATGCTGGAT CAACTTGCTTCACACGGCTTGTTTGATGTGCACGTCAGAGCTACCGGTGATGTTCACATCGATGACCATCACACTAATGAAGATGTTGCTCTTGCCATTGGAACT GCTCTGTTAAAGGCACTTGGTGAGCGTAAAGGGATTAATCGGTTTGGTGACTTCACAGCTCCTCTAGATGAAGCCCTTATTCATGTTTCCCTG GATTTGTCTGGTAGACCATATCTTGGTTACAACTTGGAGATTCCAACACAGAGAGTTGGGAACTATGACACTCAG TTGGTGGAGCATTTTTTCCAGTCATTGGTGAATACTTCCGGTATGACACTTCACATCCGTCAG CTTGCTGGTAAAAACTCGCATCACATAATAGAGGCGACATTTAAGGCCTTTGCCAGGGCTCTAAGACAAGCAACGGAGAATGATCCTCGCCGTGGTGGGACCATACCAAG TTCAAAAGGAGTCTTGTCACGGTCCTGA